In Schizosaccharomyces osmophilus chromosome 2, complete sequence, the following proteins share a genomic window:
- the ura2 gene encoding dihydroorotase Ura2, whose translation MSLRLPGLADMHVHLRDGEMMKHVVPTVNQGGVSVAYVMPNLVPPITTVDACLKYKAEIELLDRKTKYLMSLYLSPEITPKVIHDASKRGVRGVKSYPKGATTNSDSGVESYEPFYATFEAMEETGMVLNIHGEVPASTSDDVFSAEPRFLPTLLDLHKRFPNLKIVLEHCSTEEAIEAVLNCGPSVAGTITAHHMYITHKDWENDPHCFCKPVAKTEKDRLALIKAATSRNPKFFFGSDSAPHPQSSKQKTPPAAGVFSQAFEASYLADIFDKEGCLHALQDFACKFGRDFYDVPIEESAPSLILENNPFTIPPLINDCLVPFRPRENSNWQCRWEEGTL comes from the exons ATGAGTTTAAGACTACCAGGGCTTGCAGACATGCATGTTCATCTTCGCGATGGCGAAATGATGAAGCATGTGGTTCCTACTGTTAATCAAGGAGGTGTTTCTGTAGCTTACGTTATG CCGAACCTTGTTCCTCCTATTACAACAGTAGACGCTTGCTTGAAGTATAAAGCTGAAATCGAACTGTTGGACcgtaaaacaaaatactTGATGTCCTTATACCTTTCTCCAGAAATAACACCGAAAGTCATTCACGACGCCAGTAAACGAGGAGTTCGCGGCGTCAAGTCGTACCCCAAAGGCGCCACTACCAATTCTGACAGCGGTGTAGAAAGCTATGAACCTTTCTATGCTACATTTGAAGCCATGGAAGAAACTGGTATGGTTTTGAATATCCATGGAGAAGTCCCTGCTTCAACCAGTGATGATGTATTTAGTGCTGAGCCAAGATTTTTGCCTACCTTACTAGACTTGCACAAACGATTTCCCAATTTGAAGATTGTTCTGGAGCATTGCAGTACAGAAGAAGCTATTGAAGCTGTATTAAATTGTGGTCCGAGTGTTGCTGGTACCATCACCGCGCATCACATGTACATAACTCATAAGGATTGGGAAAATGATCCTCATTGTTTCTGCAAGCCAGTAGCGAAAACCGAAAAGGATCGTTTGGCTTTGATTAAAGCAGCTACAAGCAGAAACCcgaagtttttctttggatcAGACTCAGCTCCTCATCCCCAATCCTCGAAACAGAAGACGCCTCCCGCCGCTGGAGTTTTCTCTCAGGCTTTTGAAGCATCTTATTTAGCCGATATATTTGACAAGGAAGGATGCTTACATGCTTTACAAGATTTCGCTTGCAAATTTGGTAGAGACTTTTATGATGTTCCCATTGAAGAATCAGCCCCCTCGCTAATCTTGGAAAATAATCCTTTTACAATTCCACCATTAATCAATGACTGCCTAGTTCCTTTCCGTCCTCGAGAGAATTCAAATTGGCAATGTCGATGGGAGGAAGGCACTTTATAA
- the srp2 gene encoding splicing factor Srp2: MSETRLFIGRIPPQAVREDVEDFFKGYGQILDCKVMNGFGFVELEDARDARDIVNDFQGKEFMGSQIVVEPARGERKRRENFRETAAAKYPRPRRTGYRLIVENLSEEVSWQDLKDVMRQAGEPTFTDAHRQNLGFGVVEFSTEDDMRNALTNLNGEEIKGTAIALREDPNAPNEPLPEGPGFRSRSPPPRRRFPMDNRRGGFARRDTYRPVRDDTYRPVRDDDHRPARDDDRRYIPRGGARDSFRRGGRDDFRGRDDFRGRDDFRRGPRRDDYRRPRADEYRPRRDDSYRPRRDDYPARDEEYGRDAYERSPSPRRERSRSPRYADEYSSYPPAPASEMQQSNDAPSYPGEPANSVPAEAGEGQVAAEW; this comes from the exons ATGTCGGAAACTAGATTGTTTATAGGGCGTATTCCCCCTCAAG CTGTTCGTGAGGACGTGGAGGACTTCTTCAAAGGCTATGGCCAAATCCTTGACTGCAAAGTTATGAATGGTTTTGGATTCGTTGAGCTTGAAGATGCTCGTGATGCTCGGGATATAGTGAATGACTTTCAAGGAAAAGAGTTTATGGGCAGTCAAATAGTTGTAGAACCTGCTCGTggtgaaagaaaaagaagagaaaatttcCGTGAAACTGCTGCTGCTAA ATACCCTCGTCCACGTCGCACTGGCTATCGTTTAATTGTTGAAAACTTATCTGAAGAAGTTAGCTGGCAG GACTTGAAAGATGTAATGAGACAAGCCGGTGAACCAACATTTACTGATGCTCATCGTCAAAATCTTGGTTTTGG TGTCGTTGAATTCTCGACTGAAGATGATATGAGAAATGCTCTCACAAACCTCAATGGTGAAGAAATTAAGGGTACCGCAATTGCTTTGCGTGAAGATCCT aatgctCCCAATGAACCTCTTCCCGAAGGCCCAGGTTTCCGCTCTAGGTCTCCACCTCCTCGTCGTCGTTTCCCTATGGACAACCGTAGAGGAGGATTTGCTCGTCGTGATACCTATCGCCCTGTCAGAGATGATACCTATCGCCCTGTCAGAGATGATGATCATCGCCCTGCCAGAGATGATGATCGTCGCTATATCCCCAGAGGTGGCGCTCGTGACAGTTTTCGTCGTGGAGGACGTGATGATTTTAGAGGACGTGATGACTTCAGAGGACGCGATGATTTCAGACGCGGCCCTCGCCGTGACGATTACCGCAGACCCAGAGCCGATGAATATCGTCCTCGTCGTGATGATTCCTACCGTCCTCGTCGTGATGATTATCCTGCCCGTGATGAAGAATATGGTCGTGATGCTTATGAACGTAGTCCTTCTCCCCGCCGTGAACGTAGCCGTTCTCCCAGATACGCGGACGAGTACAGTTCATACCCACCTGCACCCGCTTCTGAAATGCAGCAATCTAATGACGCTCCAAGCTATCCTGGGGAACCTGCTAACTCCGTCCCTGCTGAAGCTGGCGAAGGTCAAGTTGCTGCTGAATGGtaa
- the rho2 gene encoding Rho family GTPase Rho2 produces the protein MLQSQSIRRKLVVVGDGACGKTSLLSVFTLGYFPTVSVPTVFENYVSDCRVDGKSVQLALWDTAGQEEYERLRPMSYAKAHIILIGFAIDSPDSLENVSTKWIEEVNTLCPNIPFILVGMKADLRTDPAAVEEMRRRNQNFVKPQQAEIVAQRIGARKYMECSSLTGDGVDDVFEAATRAALTVRDLETDKSSTKCCIIA, from the exons ATGCTCCAGTCTCAGTCTATTCGGAG AAAATTAGTTGTTGTTGGTGACGGCGCATGTGGAAAAACGTCTCTGCTGTCAGTATTCACTTTAGGTTATTTTCCTACGGTAAGT GTTCCTACCGTGTTTGAGAATTATGTTTCGGACTGTAGA gTAGATGGAAAGTCCGTTCAGTTAGCGTTATGGGATACAGC TGGTCAAGAAGAATACGAA CGCTTACGCCCAATGTCTTATGCCAAAGCACACATTATTCTTATAGGTTTTGCTATTGATTCTCCGGATTCCTTGGAAAACGTTTCTACAAAG TGGATTGAAGAGGTTAATACACTGTGCCCTAATATACCCTTCATTCTCGTCGGTATGAAGGCGGATTTGAGAACTGATCCAGCCGCAGTTGAAGAAATGCGACGGcgaaaccaaaattttgttAAACCACAGCAAGCTGAAATTGTTGCACAGAGAATCGGCGCAAGAAAGTATATGGAATGCTCTTCTTTGACAGGTGATGGTGTAGATGATGTTTTCGAAGCTGCTACTCGAGCTGCCTTGACGGTACGGGATTTGGAAACGGATAAAAGCTCTACAAAATGCTGTATCATTGCTTAA